The region AGTTGGCAGAGTTTCACAATGCGCTTGGCAAATTCGAAAGTTCGATCTGGCAGGTCCGTTTTCATAGGAACGAGGTTACAGGTTTTCCTCTTCTTTCACAATTCACTCTTCATCATTCCAACTTCATATCATGGTTAGCAAGAGTCTGTTTTCAAGCATCACGAGCGTTCTACCACGAGCACTGGCTGTCAACGAAGCTGGCGGTCCGGCGTACAAGTTCCCGGCAAAGCATGCGCTCGCGCAGCTTGCGGCTACCGGTACGTTCGGAAACGTGTTCTACGCGACGGCCTCGGATCAGCTTGACCAACTGCGAAAGCTGATCGACCAGGTCGACGACAACGAGTTCCTGGCAAAGCTGGCGGTCTACTCACGTGAGCGTGCTTACATGAAGGATATGCCGGCGGCGCTGCTCGTCACGCTGTCGACTCGCGACACGGCTCTGATGCACAAGGTCTTTGACCGAGTCGCTGACAACGGTCGCGTTCTGCGCACGGTGTTCCAGATGGTTCGTTCAGGACAGTTTGGTCGCAAGGGTCTGTCGTCTTCGCTTCAGCGTGCGTTCCAGCGTTGGCTGAACGAGGCTTCGACAGGCAAGCTGCTGTCAAGCTCGATCGGTAACGATCCGAGCCTGCGCGACGTCCTGCGAATGGCACGTCCGACGCCGAAGGATGACGCTCGTCGAGCGTTGTTTGGTTGGCTGACCGATAAGGAAGTCGACAAGTGGGCTCCGGCAACGGAAGCTGACTTGCCGGCCGAGGTTCAGTCACTGAAGGCGTTCCGGGCTGCGGAGACCGAAGAGGCTCAGGCGTTGATCGCTGGCGACTTTCCAACATCAGTTCGATGGGACTTGCTGGCCGACTCGGCCAAGGGTCCGATCGTCTGGAAGGCAATTGCCCGCCAGATGGGACCACAGGCACTGCGCATGAACCTGAACACGCTGTTGCGTCACGACGTTTTCAAGAATGGTAACCGACCCGACGAGGCAATGATCGATTACGTTGCCGGCCGCATCGCGGATCCGGAGGCGATTCGACGTTCACGTCAGTTCCCATACCAGTTCTTGGCGGCGCACCTGAACGCTGCGGATGAAGTTCCACACAAGATCACGTCAGCGTTGCATGACGCGGCGGAGATCGCATGTGGCAACATTCCACAGCTACCGGCGCCGGTCATCATCGGTCTGGATACGTCTGGATCGATGGGATGCTCGGTGACGGGATGGCAAGGCCGAGGTCGCGCGTCGAAAATGCGTTGCGTTGACGTCGCCGCGTTGTTCGCAGCAGCGATCCTGCGTCGTAACCCGGACAGCGTCGTCATTCCGTTCGACACGCAAGCTTACACGGCGAATATCGATCCAAGCGATTCGATCCTGAGTCTGTCGGCACGGCTGTCGAAGTACGGTGGCGGCGGAACGGATGTGTCGTTGCCGTTGGTCGAGGCCAACAAGCGTTACGCAAAGCGTACGTTTGCGGGAATCGTCCTGGTCAGCGACAACGAAAGCTGGATCAACTCGGGACGTGTCTACGGATACGGCCGAGGCGGTTCGACTGGCGTCATGACCGAATGGGAGAAGTTTAAGAAGACGCAAGCAGCGGCCGGCATCGCCGATCCGAAGTTGGTCTGCATCGACATCGCCCCATACGGCAACACGCAAGCACCCGATCGACAGGACATCCTGAACATCGGAGGCTTCAGCGACGCCGTGTTCAACGTCGTTAGTAGCTTCCTAGAGTCCGACACCAACCGCTTCGTCCGCGAGGTCGAAGCCGTTGAGCTGTAGGACGAAAGGTTAAATATCGAAACGCCCGTGACGGAAATCTCTGTCGCGGGCGTTTTTCTGTAGTGGACGAGGCGACGAGTCCCTCTCTTTCCCTTCCCCGCAGGGATTCGTCGCCTCATCCACTACGTCGGCATGCGTGAACCCTTTAGAATGTTGAACATGGCTCACAACGATAAACTCGTCTCCACCAGCAAGTTCCTCAGCTTGGTCCTTCGCCATCGGCCCGAAGTGATTGGTGCAAAGCTAGACCCTGAAGGTTGGCTCTGCATCGACGAATTGATTGCCCAAGCAAACTCCCATGGAAAGGCACTAACGCAGGAGCTGCTGCACGAAGTGGTCGCTACAAATGACAAGAAGCGTTTCGCCTTGAGCGACGATGGCTTGCGAATCCGCGCTAGCCAGGGCCACTCGGTATCAGGCGTCGAACTCAATCTCGAACAGAAAACGCCTCCCGAGATTCTCTACCACGGAACGGTCGCGGCTTTCCTTGACACCATCCGCGTTACTGGTCTGCAAAAGCGATCACGTCACCACGTCCATCTTTCGCCGGATCAAGAAACCGCGACGAAGGTCGGCTCGCGGCGAGGCAAGCCTATCATCCTGAGAGTGGCTGCCGAAACCATGCATCGTGACGGCCACCAATTCTACCTTTCCGCCAATGGCGTCTGGCTCGTCGACGCCGTGCCGGCATCTTATCTGACTTTTCCGGAATGAATGATCGATTAGGGGGCGTGCCGAGCTGTGCGTGTGCAATTGAAACGCGGAGTAGCGGAGGTGCGGAGCATCGCGGAGGATGGGAAGCTTGATTTGTTTGAAAGCGGTGGGTGAATGTCGAAGAATTGATCTATCACGGTCTACGAGCCTCTGAATATCGGGCCGGAACGGAGCAGCTATCAGCAGCAATTTCTTTCTCCGCAATTCTCCGCTCCTCCGCGCCAAACTCCCGGCCTTGTCTTGCGGAGCCTCGCGGAAGATCAGCTCATCAAGTTCTTGATATGATGAAAGAAGAGCTTTCAAGGGCTGAGTTTGACGGAAGAGTCGTCATCGTTCAGTTTCAAAAACCGAAAAGCAGTCGGGATTAGATCAATGCAAGTAGAGATCAAAGTAGGCGATGTGCTGCAATGTCCCGCTGACGTTTTGATCTCGACGGCGAACCCGTGGTTAAATCTTTCTGGGGGAGTCAACGGCGCCATCCTTTCAGCCGTGGGGCCTGCGATCCAAGATGAACTTCACAGCTACCTGAAGTCTCATGGAATCTCAGCCGTCCCCGCCGGAACCGTCGTTCAAAGCGGAGCCGGCAGTTTACCGTTTCAGTGCATCCTTCATGCGGTGGCGATCGATCCGTTTTATGACTCGTCGATCGATCTTGTTGGGCAAACGCTGCGTACCGCATTGGAAATGGTCATCGAACGAGGTGCACAGACCGTTGCTTCCCCGACCTTAGCCACTGGATACGGTCCGTTGACGATCCCGGATTTCGGTCGAGCCGTCTCACCGATGTTGAACGAGTCACGGTTTGATGGGATCACACTCTCGATCGTTGTCAGGTCCGAGGAACACCGTGGAGAACTTCAAGAAGCCGTTCACTGCACGGCAAATCGAGCGTGAGGAGGCTGCCTGAAGTACGGCCTGCTTTTCTCGTTCTTGGCAATCGCGACGATGTGCCGAGGTGTTTACTGGGAGGCTGAAACGCGGAGTGGCGGAGCATCGCGGAGAATAGGCAGTTTGAATTGTATGAACGCCGTTGGCGGAAATCGAAGAAAAGATCTTTGGCGGCCCGCTAGTTTTTGAATGGCGGTTGCAATCGAAGCACCTTTTCGAAGCGAATGCTCCTCCGCGATTCTCCGCACCTCCGCATTGAATTCCCGATTTTGCGATTAGGGATGTGCCGAGCTGTTGGCTGAGAGGTTGAAACGCGGCGGGGCAGAGCATCGCGGAGAATGGTGGTGTGACCGGCAGGAATTCAGGAGGGGGATAGAGGAATGACGGAAAATGAATTGACCGATGCAATTATTGGTACGGCGATTGAGGTGCATCGCAGGCTCGGACCGGGTCTATTGGAGACAGTTTATCGTCGATGTCTTGCGTATGAGCTTCGAAAACGCGGATTCTCAGTCGTCGAAGAGAAGCCTGTGGCCCTCGACTACGACAATTTGCATGACCCGTGTGCGTTTCGCGCTGACTTGCTTGTCGAAGAATTGATCGTCGTCGAGCTTAAAGCCAAGTCAGCCATCCATCCAATCGACAAGGCACAAACCCTTTCTCACCTTCGCCTGATGAACCTGAATGTTGGTTTGCTTCTCAATTTCCATGAAGCGAAACTTGTTGATGGCCTCCATCGAATCGTAAACAACTATCACGGCCCACGAGTTTCCGAATAGTCGCCCCTTCCACAGCAAATTTTCCTCCGCGATTCTCCGCTCCTCCGCAACTCCGCGTTAAATTCCCCTGAACGATGTCAATCGACCGCGACACGATCGAGAAGAATCTGCGACTGCATGTCGATCGGCTTGCGGGACTGATCGGTCCGCGCACCTTGAGCAAGCCGAAAACAATTCAGGCCACGATCGGCTACATCGAAGGTCAGTGGTCCGAGATGGGATACAGTCATTCGCGGGAATGCTACGACGCCATGGGCGACGAGGCGACCAATCTGATCGTCGAGTGTCCTGGTGCCAAACGAGCCGATGAGATCGTTTTGCTCGGCGCCCACTACGACACTGTCTTCAGCACTCCCGGTGCCGATGACAATGCCTCCGCCGTTGCGGTTTTGATCGAAGCCAGCCGATTGCTGCGCGACCATAGTGGAAAACGAACCGCCCGATTCGTCGCATTCGCTTGCGAAGAGCCGCCGTACTTCAACATGGATTCGATGGGCAGCCAGCACCACGCCCGCCTCTCACGCGAGCGCGGCGACAACATCATTGGAATGCTGTGCCTGGAGATGGTCGGTTACTACAGTCTGACGAAAGGCTCGCAGACGCTTCCGCCGGGCATCCCGAAATGGATGCACCGATTCTTTCCACAACGAGGCAACTTTCTGGCAGCCGTCGGCAACATGCCATCCTGGAAGTTGTGCTGGAAATTCCGGCGAGGATTCAAACGCGGCACGCGCCGCATGCCCCTGTTCTCGATCTGCCTACCCGAAAAGATCCACGAGATCCGCCTCAGCGACAACAGCTCGTTCTGGGACCAAGGCTATCCCGCCCTGATGCTCACCGACACCAGCTTCTTGCGCAATCCGAACTACCACCAAGCCACCGACACACCAGACACGCTCGACTATCCCAGGATGACCGAAGTCACCGTCGGCGTCGCATCCGCGATGCGCAAACTGCTCGGCTAGGCTTAGTCGTGTGCCGAGGGGCATTCCTTCGCCTTCGTCGCGTTCAGTTCAATGAACCGATGCCATTGCTCGGGGACGTCGTCTTCATAGAAAATAGCTTCGGTTGGGCATTCTGGAACGCAGGCACCACAATCGATGCATTCATCGGGGGCGATGTAGACCATTGGCTCGTCTTCGTTCGTGTAAAAACATTCGACCGGGCAAACCACCAAGCAAGCTTTGTCTTTGCAACCGATGCAGGGTTGAGTAACCACCATTGTCATGGAAGAGTCCTTAGGCTTTAGTCTTTAGGTCGTAGTGGACGAGGCGACGAGTCCCTCATCCGAAAAGGATCTTTGACAAGATCCGCTACCGAGGAAGTGAGAATCAACGCTTGGAACCGGACAGCGACAACGGAAAAGAATTTCAAAAATCCGAATCGATCACGGATCGGCCGGACGGTTGGCTGCTGCGTCAGTGGAAAAGCGGCGACGAGCAGGCAGCCGAAGTCCTTTTTGACCGTTACGCTTTCCGGCTTGTGGCCCTCGTTGCTAGCCGTCTGAACCGCCGGTATCGCTCGCAAGTCGATCCGGACGCCGTCATGCAATCGGCAATGGGAAGCTTCTTCGATGCTGCCAGACACAGTCGCATCCAGGTCAGCCATAGCGTTTCGCTTTGGCGATTGCTGGCAACGTTTGCCCGTCGAAAGCTAGCGCGATCGATCGAGCGTCATTCAGCGTCAAAGCGAGGTGGCGAGCAAACTCGAGTCCCTCTCGATCAGGCAGTAGACCAAGCCGAGATCTTTTCGGCGGACGACTCCGACGAGTTATTGGACCAACTAAAAACAGAACTTCCGGCCGATCAGTTTTTAGTCGTCGAAGCCTTGCTCGCCGGCCTGACGCAACAAGAAATTGCTAAATCGCTGGGGGTAGACGAACGAACCGTTCGAAGGCGAATCACACGGGTCCGCCAGTTGCTTTCACCCGTAGCGGATGAGGCGACGAATCCTCTCTCCGGCTATCCGGATGAGCAGCGACTCGACGCCTCGTCCACCACGTTGCCACGAGTCAACTACAACCAATTCGTGCTTGGAAAACTAATCGGCAGCGGTGGCTTCGGCAAAGTCTATCGGGCGAGCACGCAATCCGATGGACGCACCGTCGCGGCAAAATTCCTCCGAAAAGCATTCTGGCAAAACGAAGAGGCTCGCGAGTCGTTCATCCGGGAAATTAACGCGGCGTCCCGCATCAATCACCCTGGTGTCATCCGCTACCTCGGATACGGCGAGTCACCGCAGGGCGGTCCATACG is a window of Roseiconus lacunae DNA encoding:
- a CDS encoding GxxExxY protein, whose protein sequence is MTENELTDAIIGTAIEVHRRLGPGLLETVYRRCLAYELRKRGFSVVEEKPVALDYDNLHDPCAFRADLLVEELIVVELKAKSAIHPIDKAQTLSHLRLMNLNVGLLLNFHEAKLVDGLHRIVNNYHGPRVSE
- a CDS encoding sigma-70 family RNA polymerase sigma factor; this encodes MEPDSDNGKEFQKSESITDRPDGWLLRQWKSGDEQAAEVLFDRYAFRLVALVASRLNRRYRSQVDPDAVMQSAMGSFFDAARHSRIQVSHSVSLWRLLATFARRKLARSIERHSASKRGGEQTRVPLDQAVDQAEIFSADDSDELLDQLKTELPADQFLVVEALLAGLTQQEIAKSLGVDERTVRRRITRVRQLLSPVADEATNPLSGYPDEQRLDASSTTLPRVNYNQFVLGKLIGSGGFGKVYRASTQSDGRTVAAKFLRKAFWQNEEARESFIREINAASRINHPGVIRYLGYGESPQGGPYVLSEWIDGRPMHAIDRPSEQRFSQWLRQICEALQAVHDAGLVHGDLTPANILIDNHDRVTITDFGFSQASVRATNPILGGTRVLGGTLGFAAPEQIDPAFGNVSPKTDIYAIGGLIHWHFRGSPPNAGDGTAETLMRSIDPQRSNDDTSSQTNAFLQTIMRRSLASSPADRSISIRVLVLELSKHTHADGYGKTK
- a CDS encoding RNA 2'-phosphotransferase, whose protein sequence is MAHNDKLVSTSKFLSLVLRHRPEVIGAKLDPEGWLCIDELIAQANSHGKALTQELLHEVVATNDKKRFALSDDGLRIRASQGHSVSGVELNLEQKTPPEILYHGTVAAFLDTIRVTGLQKRSRHHVHLSPDQETATKVGSRRGKPIILRVAAETMHRDGHQFYLSANGVWLVDAVPASYLTFPE
- a CDS encoding macro domain-containing protein, whose amino-acid sequence is MQVEIKVGDVLQCPADVLISTANPWLNLSGGVNGAILSAVGPAIQDELHSYLKSHGISAVPAGTVVQSGAGSLPFQCILHAVAIDPFYDSSIDLVGQTLRTALEMVIERGAQTVASPTLATGYGPLTIPDFGRAVSPMLNESRFDGITLSIVVRSEEHRGELQEAVHCTANRA
- a CDS encoding M28 family peptidase, whose amino-acid sequence is MSIDRDTIEKNLRLHVDRLAGLIGPRTLSKPKTIQATIGYIEGQWSEMGYSHSRECYDAMGDEATNLIVECPGAKRADEIVLLGAHYDTVFSTPGADDNASAVAVLIEASRLLRDHSGKRTARFVAFACEEPPYFNMDSMGSQHHARLSRERGDNIIGMLCLEMVGYYSLTKGSQTLPPGIPKWMHRFFPQRGNFLAAVGNMPSWKLCWKFRRGFKRGTRRMPLFSICLPEKIHEIRLSDNSSFWDQGYPALMLTDTSFLRNPNYHQATDTPDTLDYPRMTEVTVGVASAMRKLLG
- a CDS encoding TROVE domain-containing protein, translating into MVSKSLFSSITSVLPRALAVNEAGGPAYKFPAKHALAQLAATGTFGNVFYATASDQLDQLRKLIDQVDDNEFLAKLAVYSRERAYMKDMPAALLVTLSTRDTALMHKVFDRVADNGRVLRTVFQMVRSGQFGRKGLSSSLQRAFQRWLNEASTGKLLSSSIGNDPSLRDVLRMARPTPKDDARRALFGWLTDKEVDKWAPATEADLPAEVQSLKAFRAAETEEAQALIAGDFPTSVRWDLLADSAKGPIVWKAIARQMGPQALRMNLNTLLRHDVFKNGNRPDEAMIDYVAGRIADPEAIRRSRQFPYQFLAAHLNAADEVPHKITSALHDAAEIACGNIPQLPAPVIIGLDTSGSMGCSVTGWQGRGRASKMRCVDVAALFAAAILRRNPDSVVIPFDTQAYTANIDPSDSILSLSARLSKYGGGGTDVSLPLVEANKRYAKRTFAGIVLVSDNESWINSGRVYGYGRGGSTGVMTEWEKFKKTQAAAGIADPKLVCIDIAPYGNTQAPDRQDILNIGGFSDAVFNVVSSFLESDTNRFVREVEAVEL
- a CDS encoding 4Fe-4S dicluster domain-containing protein; translation: MTMVVTQPCIGCKDKACLVVCPVECFYTNEDEPMVYIAPDECIDCGACVPECPTEAIFYEDDVPEQWHRFIELNATKAKECPSAHD